In Leeia speluncae, a genomic segment contains:
- a CDS encoding DUF1631 family protein: protein MIDRDELLSLAQKKFLAEFQKGIPAALTATESALFELAENATSIIESGKCFDARSMLTTQHNELINTLSKTLDSLSKRSLQTAYNSFRPSFKGKGLHAAELTLIDANAFEEELLIDGLTAQTRAYSYEALNELNVRIAVLFDQDEILERENPFRPFLFTKSLLNGIDSLNPPVEVHETLVINLQRHLFPLAKEIYQSLNDLLERNGISAQMQLRIRKSADSTSTAHADEENNDEELAEEATETKRTPPGTTVNTNTAANRKEIRPTQHVSSIQGMPLSNVSNLFDQLRTKAGIPSGEITEDTGSFTPQTEEKSPISFGKGLQKIGQTIRNFFNGADEFSSASFASQPQREVTHALMESISASAEAQYTQDQQFDLEVHDTKVVRNLIMEQRDQLAGKTQNANERMIIDIVAMLFEFILSDQAVPSEIRAQIGRLQFVVLKVALKDPSLFNERSHPARLLVNQLGSASLALHEVDPLGDKLIKEVKLIINDLIDDHGEHLTCFEEQLARLETFIQQQLEGAEQFIDKAEKYINQAEERTMRFTRISAMISASLEGIRLDKYLNEFLVYTWARVLEKASFHQDPEEHAYKNLISELIWSIAPKQHQSDRNVLLKMIPRLIGVLKIGLQHTTWPADKRQELLNWLVDAHTRALRPSTVVGVNIPPLEYFVKRINTVLFDPLWMQTPGDASEDEFKEFPNENFFHEVINELEGSLETFSWALEDTVAIDPTEAYADSDWLTATSTAGITPNIEVMNRLTAGVAVTLQLGSSPTTAVLRWVSKKAKHFAMTIQGQNKPVILGAKVFSRLVDTGRVKFMDDNPLFERAVNALIHTADGMDSHSDLSLS, encoded by the coding sequence ATGATCGATAGAGACGAGCTTTTATCTCTTGCACAAAAAAAGTTCTTAGCTGAATTTCAAAAAGGCATCCCTGCTGCGCTAACCGCGACAGAAAGCGCGCTTTTTGAGTTAGCAGAGAACGCAACTAGTATTATTGAATCCGGCAAATGTTTTGATGCCCGCTCTATGCTAACCACACAACATAACGAGCTCATCAACACCCTATCCAAAACACTAGACTCACTCAGTAAACGCAGCTTACAAACTGCCTACAACTCTTTCCGGCCAAGCTTTAAAGGAAAAGGCTTACATGCGGCAGAGCTGACACTGATAGATGCAAATGCATTTGAAGAAGAATTATTAATTGATGGTTTAACCGCTCAAACCCGTGCCTATAGCTATGAAGCGCTAAATGAACTAAATGTCCGAATCGCGGTGTTATTTGATCAAGACGAAATTTTAGAGCGAGAAAACCCGTTCCGTCCTTTTTTGTTTACGAAATCACTCCTTAATGGGATTGACTCTCTCAATCCACCAGTAGAAGTGCATGAAACCCTCGTCATCAATCTACAGCGGCATTTATTTCCATTAGCGAAAGAAATTTATCAATCGTTAAATGATTTGCTTGAACGCAACGGCATTTCTGCACAAATGCAATTACGCATTCGGAAATCTGCAGATAGTACGAGCACAGCCCATGCTGACGAAGAAAACAACGACGAAGAGCTAGCAGAAGAAGCCACAGAAACCAAACGTACGCCTCCAGGCACTACCGTAAATACAAACACGGCGGCGAATCGAAAAGAGATTAGACCAACGCAACATGTATCTAGTATTCAAGGCATGCCGCTTTCCAATGTAAGCAATCTTTTTGATCAGTTAAGAACCAAAGCAGGCATTCCAAGCGGGGAAATAACAGAAGATACCGGTAGTTTCACGCCTCAAACAGAAGAGAAATCTCCCATCTCATTTGGTAAAGGCTTACAAAAAATCGGGCAAACGATCCGTAACTTTTTTAATGGCGCAGATGAGTTCTCTTCAGCATCCTTTGCCAGCCAACCGCAAAGAGAAGTTACACACGCTTTAATGGAAAGTATTTCTGCATCGGCAGAAGCACAGTACACGCAAGATCAACAATTTGATTTAGAAGTACACGATACCAAGGTTGTCCGTAATTTAATCATGGAGCAACGTGATCAATTGGCAGGTAAAACCCAAAATGCCAATGAGCGAATGATCATTGATATTGTGGCCATGTTGTTTGAATTTATTTTGTCAGATCAAGCTGTACCATCAGAAATCCGCGCGCAAATTGGTCGCTTACAGTTTGTTGTATTAAAAGTTGCGCTAAAAGACCCAAGCCTCTTTAACGAACGTAGCCACCCAGCAAGATTACTCGTCAACCAACTCGGTTCTGCGTCACTTGCTTTGCATGAAGTGGACCCATTAGGGGACAAGCTGATTAAAGAAGTGAAGTTAATCATTAATGATTTAATAGATGATCATGGTGAACACTTAACCTGTTTTGAAGAGCAATTAGCCCGCTTAGAAACCTTCATCCAGCAACAATTAGAAGGTGCAGAACAGTTTATTGATAAGGCCGAGAAGTATATTAATCAGGCGGAAGAAAGAACGATGCGATTTACCCGCATCAGTGCCATGATTAGCGCGTCTTTAGAGGGTATTCGCTTAGATAAATACCTAAATGAGTTTTTGGTTTATACCTGGGCAAGGGTGTTAGAAAAAGCCTCTTTTCATCAAGATCCTGAAGAACATGCATACAAAAACCTGATTTCGGAACTGATCTGGAGCATTGCGCCGAAGCAACACCAAAGTGACCGGAATGTTTTATTAAAAATGATTCCACGCTTAATTGGTGTCTTGAAAATTGGCCTTCAGCACACCACCTGGCCTGCAGATAAACGACAAGAATTACTCAATTGGTTAGTAGATGCACATACAAGAGCTCTTAGACCATCGACTGTCGTTGGTGTAAATATTCCTCCTTTAGAGTATTTTGTTAAGCGAATTAACACGGTACTTTTTGACCCTCTTTGGATGCAAACCCCAGGAGACGCATCTGAGGACGAGTTTAAAGAGTTCCCAAATGAAAACTTCTTCCACGAAGTGATTAACGAATTGGAAGGTTCATTAGAAACGTTCTCATGGGCGCTGGAAGATACGGTTGCAATCGATCCAACAGAAGCCTATGCTGATTCAGACTGGCTAACCGCAACTAGCACAGCGGGCATCACACCCAATATAGAAGTAATGAATCGACTAACAGCGGGAGTTGCCGTAACGTTGCAGCTTGGGTCTAGTCCAACTACCGCAGTGCTTCGCTGGGTCAGCAAAAAAGCAAAACATTTTGCGATGACCATTCAAGGCCAGAATAAACCGGTTATTCTGGGTGCGAAAGTGTTTTCACGTTTAGTAGATACTGGTCGAGTAAAGTTTATGGATGACAATCCACTTTTTGAGCGAGCAGTAAACGCCTTGATTCATACAGCGGATGGCATGGATTCCCATTCTGACTTAAGCCTCTCTTAG